One Peptostreptococcus equinus genomic window carries:
- a CDS encoding diacylglycerol/lipid kinase family protein — MKKVMVIINPTAGSTKGPKYIEKIQKKFSTFFDEIDIRITKKSKDASEFSGQACDLGYHSIFALGGDGTVNEVISGMALKEYRPKFGILPGGTVNMLARMLNIPMRVDWAIKRLDFNRYTPLDIGKANDKYFAYIFSIGVVAEAIHNVGIDEKTRYGPMAYAFSTIKNIRDDKVKQVSIETEKDKYYGPASHVLILLRDTFGHMRLVEDEDEYGYANILILKNSDFLTKMRLIPSVMEGAVEKNKDVVFLKASNIKICSTEDIETDLDGDKGDNLPVEIEVLKKHIEVYY; from the coding sequence ATGAAAAAAGTAATGGTTATTATCAATCCAACAGCTGGATCGACAAAGGGACCTAAGTATATAGAAAAGATACAGAAAAAATTTTCAACATTTTTTGATGAGATAGATATTAGAATCACTAAAAAATCTAAAGATGCCTCTGAATTTTCAGGTCAAGCATGTGATTTAGGATATCATAGCATATTCGCACTTGGTGGTGATGGTACTGTAAATGAAGTAATATCAGGTATGGCTTTAAAAGAATACAGACCAAAATTTGGTATTCTACCAGGGGGTACTGTAAATATGTTGGCTAGAATGTTAAATATACCTATGAGAGTAGATTGGGCAATTAAACGATTGGACTTCAATAGATATACTCCACTAGATATAGGAAAAGCTAATGACAAATATTTTGCATATATATTTAGTATTGGAGTAGTAGCTGAAGCTATTCATAATGTTGGCATTGATGAAAAAACAAGGTATGGACCTATGGCTTATGCCTTTAGCACAATAAAAAATATAAGAGATGACAAAGTAAAACAAGTGTCAATAGAAACAGAAAAAGATAAATACTATGGGCCTGCAAGTCATGTATTAATATTGCTTAGAGATACATTTGGCCATATGAGATTAGTAGAAGATGAAGATGAGTATGGGTATGCAAATATATTAATCTTGAAAAATAGTGACTTTCTTACAAAAATGAGACTAATTCCGAGTGTTATGGAAGGGGCTGTTGAGAAAAATAAAGATGTAGTTTTTTTAAAAGCTAGTAATATAAAAATATGCTCTACAGAAGATATTGAGACAGATTTAGATGGAGATAAGGGAGATAATCTTCCAGTTGAAATTGAAGTATTAAAAAAACATATAGAAGTTTATTATTAA
- the argS gene encoding arginine--tRNA ligase, with amino-acid sequence MADYKIVVSEKLKSQIEDMTLEEIQALIEIPPNKEMGDYAFPCFKLAKLFRKAPNMIAQDIAEKIEVGDGIDKVVNLGAYVNFFVSKGELAEKVIKQIFDEKENYGKSDIGKGKNITIDFSSPNIAKPFHIGHIRTTVIGNALYKIYNSQGFNVIRINHLGDYGTQFGKLIVAYKLWGNKEAVEKEPIKELLKLYVKFHDEAEQKPEMEDEARAWFTKLENGDPEAKELWQWFRDESLKEFQRVYDLLEIDFDSLAGESFYSDKMPAIIDELNSKNLMIESKGTNIVDLEDVNLPPALIQKNDGSSLYLTRDLAAAEYRKKTYDFYKAIYVVGSQQELHFKQLFNVLRKMGYEWYKDMIHVQFGMVALEEGTMSTRKGRVVFLEDVLKQAIDKTREIVKEKNPDAENIDKIAREVGVGAVVFQELSNSRIKDYTFSWERTLSFEGETGPYVQYTHARCCAVKRKANVYISSDIDFNLLTDEDSTDVIKVLESFNKSIVHAMNKNEPHIVTRFVLDLAQAFNKFYHNNIIISDDIELRNARLALVEATRQTIENSLAILGMKSPEKM; translated from the coding sequence ATGGCAGATTATAAAATTGTTGTATCTGAAAAATTAAAAAGCCAAATAGAAGATATGACGTTGGAAGAAATACAAGCATTGATTGAAATTCCACCTAATAAAGAAATGGGTGATTATGCTTTTCCATGCTTTAAATTAGCTAAATTATTTAGAAAAGCTCCGAATATGATAGCACAGGACATAGCAGAAAAAATAGAAGTTGGCGATGGAATAGATAAAGTTGTAAATCTAGGAGCATATGTAAATTTCTTCGTGAGCAAGGGTGAATTAGCAGAAAAAGTAATAAAGCAGATTTTTGATGAGAAGGAAAACTATGGTAAGAGTGATATCGGGAAAGGAAAAAATATTACAATAGATTTCTCATCACCTAATATAGCAAAGCCATTCCATATAGGTCATATTAGAACAACAGTAATAGGTAATGCACTTTATAAAATATATAATTCTCAAGGCTTTAATGTAATTAGAATAAATCATTTAGGAGATTATGGTACTCAGTTTGGTAAGTTGATAGTAGCTTACAAGCTATGGGGAAATAAAGAAGCAGTTGAAAAAGAACCAATAAAAGAGTTGTTAAAGTTATATGTAAAATTCCATGATGAAGCAGAGCAAAAACCAGAAATGGAAGATGAAGCTAGGGCATGGTTTACTAAGCTTGAAAATGGAGATCCAGAAGCAAAAGAATTATGGCAGTGGTTTAGAGATGAAAGTTTGAAGGAATTTCAAAGAGTATATGACTTATTAGAAATTGACTTTGATTCACTGGCAGGAGAAAGTTTCTATTCTGATAAGATGCCAGCTATAATTGATGAATTAAATAGCAAAAATTTAATGATTGAATCAAAGGGAACAAATATAGTTGATTTAGAAGATGTAAATCTTCCTCCAGCTTTGATTCAGAAAAATGATGGTTCTTCATTATATTTGACTAGAGATTTGGCAGCAGCCGAATATAGAAAAAAAACATACGATTTTTATAAAGCAATTTATGTTGTAGGATCACAGCAGGAATTGCATTTCAAACAATTGTTCAATGTTCTTAGAAAAATGGGATATGAATGGTATAAGGATATGATACATGTTCAATTTGGTATGGTTGCTCTTGAAGAGGGAACAATGTCAACTAGAAAAGGTAGAGTGGTGTTTCTCGAAGATGTATTAAAACAGGCTATAGATAAGACTAGGGAGATAGTTAAAGAAAAGAATCCTGATGCAGAAAATATAGATAAGATAGCTAGAGAAGTCGGTGTAGGAGCTGTTGTATTCCAAGAATTATCTAATAGTAGAATAAAGGATTATACTTTCTCTTGGGAAAGGACTCTTAGTTTTGAGGGTGAAACTGGACCATATGTACAGTATACTCATGCTAGATGTTGTGCCGTAAAGAGAAAGGCCAATGTGTATATAAGCTCTGATATAGATTTTAACTTACTTACAGATGAAGACTCAACAGATGTAATAAAGGTGTTAGAATCGTTTAATAAGTCAATAGTACATGCTATGAATAAAAATGAACCACACATTGTGACTAGATTTGTACTAGATTTAGCTCAAGCCTTTAATAAATTCTATCACAATAATATTATTATTAGCGATGATATAGAACTAAGAAATGCTAGGCTTGCATTAGTAGAAGCAACTAGACAAACTATAGAGAATTCATTAGCTATACTAGGAATGAAGTCTCCAGAAAAAATGTAA
- a CDS encoding carbon starvation CstA family protein: MITFIIGLVILIVGGMAYGKFVENVFEPDDRPTPATSINDGVDYVPMDKKKNALIELLNIAGTGPILGPIQGILFGPIAFILIPIGCVLGGAMHDYFCGMISIRSKGMQMPALIKEHLGNKVYKIYNIFVIFLMILVGAVFIYTPGDLIIVNLLKQKSIIGNPIVWVVYGCIFLYYLAATLFPIDKIIGKVYPIFGAILLLSAIGIFFGLFFKGYKLDNLSMANWMGSHPQGVPLLPVFFVTVACGIVSGFHSTQATLIGRSVKDEREGKHTFYDMMILEGFIAMIWAAAAMGIYNYGVPAELVGKPAIIGLVANDMLGKIGGLVAIIGVIVLPITSGDTSLRAARLMIADAIGYDQSKPLNRVILSAFIFTPVIAILIFAKIDAKGFNILWQYFAWANQTIAVFAFAMISLYLYKLKKPYIISLIPGMFYTFIISSYLLGAKIGFNVPQNIANIVGVVLAIIYAYLIVKAGKKSLQNSERLAA; the protein is encoded by the coding sequence ATGATTACATTTATTATTGGTTTAGTAATACTAATCGTAGGTGGAATGGCTTATGGTAAATTCGTTGAAAACGTATTTGAACCAGATGATAGACCAACTCCAGCTACAAGTATCAACGATGGTGTTGATTACGTTCCTATGGATAAGAAGAAGAATGCTTTAATAGAATTGCTTAATATAGCTGGAACGGGTCCCATATTAGGACCAATTCAGGGTATATTATTTGGACCTATAGCATTTATATTAATTCCAATAGGCTGTGTTCTTGGAGGAGCAATGCATGACTATTTCTGTGGTATGATATCAATCAGAAGCAAAGGTATGCAGATGCCAGCATTAATAAAAGAACATCTTGGAAATAAGGTGTACAAGATATATAATATCTTTGTTATTTTCCTAATGATATTAGTTGGAGCTGTATTTATTTATACTCCAGGAGATCTTATCATTGTAAACTTATTAAAACAAAAGTCTATTATAGGAAATCCAATAGTTTGGGTAGTGTATGGTTGTATATTCTTATATTATTTAGCGGCTACACTTTTCCCAATAGATAAAATTATAGGTAAAGTGTATCCGATATTTGGTGCTATACTATTATTGTCAGCAATTGGTATATTCTTTGGTCTATTCTTTAAAGGTTACAAGTTAGATAACTTATCTATGGCGAATTGGATGGGATCACATCCACAGGGAGTACCTCTACTACCGGTATTCTTTGTAACAGTAGCATGTGGTATAGTTTCTGGATTCCACTCAACTCAGGCAACTTTGATAGGTAGATCAGTTAAAGATGAAAGAGAAGGAAAACATACTTTCTATGACATGATGATACTTGAAGGTTTCATAGCGATGATATGGGCAGCAGCAGCTATGGGTATATACAATTATGGTGTACCTGCAGAATTAGTTGGTAAGCCAGCAATAATAGGTTTAGTTGCCAATGATATGTTAGGTAAAATCGGTGGATTAGTAGCTATTATAGGTGTCATAGTACTTCCAATCACATCAGGAGATACTTCACTAAGAGCTGCTAGACTTATGATAGCAGACGCCATAGGTTATGATCAGTCTAAACCATTAAATAGAGTTATACTAAGTGCATTTATATTTACTCCAGTTATAGCTATATTAATATTTGCAAAGATTGATGCTAAGGGATTCAATATATTATGGCAATATTTTGCATGGGCAAACCAGACAATAGCTGTTTTTGCTTTTGCAATGATTTCATTATATTTATATAAATTAAAGAAGCCATACATAATTTCTTTAATACCAGGTATGTTCTATACATTCATTATTTCATCTTATTTATTAGGTGCTAAAATTGGATTTAATGTACCTCAGAATATAGCAAATATAGTGGGTGTAGTACTTGCTATAATATATGCTTATTTAATTGTAAAAGCAGGCAAGAAATCTTTACAAAATAGTGAAAGATTGGCAGCATAA
- a CDS encoding B12-binding domain-containing radical SAM protein → MKVLLSTLNSKFIHTNLAIRYIREYSRDLEGKEYKVDLKEYTINNSIDYIIKDIYKRKIDILAMSTYIWNIEDTIRLCENLKKINPDLIIILGGPEVSYDYIDSINKYKCIDYILYGEGERIYRELIENLLGKIDISKVRGIAYRKGGYAVENPPMPLIENLNDIPSPYENIDVREYENKIVYFESSRGCPFNCQYCLSSAIKGLRYFSTDRIKRDLKNLIDARVSQIKFIDRTFNANREIAKNIMRFLMENDNGITTYHFEVTAHLIDDDMLHFLKNCKPGLFQFEIGVQSTNLQTLKAVGRYDDFKRLTKVVNTISSYRNIHQHLDLIAGLPYEDFDRFSQSFDDVFSLKSQCLQLGFLKMIKGTGIRERSDEFDYVYKDYPPYEILSNKFMTYEQILELKDIEEILEIYYNSRNFSLSIEYLLERYYDSPFKFFREMASYFNENGYFDLANAKNKLYEILLDFAKERVFKSKNKLIENDIFNEVVKFDYISIGKVTSLPVFLNRIDVNDYKNKGHKFLQIEENQVKYTPNNEFQAAKNIIRHVHFEEFKYNIMDIKKDLKCKIEQRQNTILFYYNIDKIFEKSYAYEVILP, encoded by the coding sequence GTGAAAGTATTGTTGAGCACCTTAAATTCCAAATTCATACATACCAATCTGGCTATTAGGTATATTAGAGAATACTCAAGAGATTTGGAAGGTAAGGAATATAAGGTTGATTTAAAAGAATATACCATAAATAATTCTATAGATTATATAATAAAAGATATATATAAAAGAAAAATTGATATTTTAGCCATGTCAACATATATATGGAACATAGAAGATACTATTAGATTATGTGAAAACCTAAAAAAAATAAATCCTGATTTAATAATAATATTGGGTGGTCCGGAAGTTTCATATGATTATATTGATTCAATAAATAAGTATAAATGTATAGATTATATATTATATGGAGAAGGCGAAAGAATTTATAGAGAGTTGATTGAGAATTTGCTAGGAAAAATTGATATAAGTAAGGTTCGAGGTATTGCATATAGAAAAGGGGGCTATGCAGTAGAGAACCCTCCTATGCCTTTGATAGAAAATTTAAATGATATACCAAGTCCTTACGAAAATATAGATGTACGCGAGTATGAAAATAAAATAGTATATTTTGAATCATCTAGAGGATGTCCTTTTAATTGTCAATATTGTTTGTCATCAGCTATTAAAGGACTTAGGTACTTCTCTACTGATAGGATAAAAAGAGATTTAAAAAATTTAATAGATGCAAGGGTATCTCAAATAAAATTTATAGATAGAACTTTTAATGCAAATAGAGAGATTGCAAAAAATATAATGAGATTTTTGATGGAAAACGACAATGGAATTACGACTTATCATTTTGAAGTCACAGCTCATTTGATTGATGATGATATGTTGCATTTTTTAAAAAATTGTAAACCAGGTCTATTCCAGTTTGAAATAGGTGTACAATCTACAAATCTACAAACATTAAAAGCAGTTGGAAGATATGATGATTTCAAAAGATTAACAAAGGTAGTAAACACAATTAGTTCATATAGGAATATTCATCAACACTTGGATCTTATAGCCGGGCTGCCATATGAAGATTTTGACAGATTTTCACAGTCTTTTGATGATGTATTCAGCTTAAAGTCTCAATGCTTACAGCTTGGTTTTTTAAAAATGATAAAGGGAACAGGGATTAGAGAGCGGTCAGATGAATTTGATTATGTGTATAAGGACTATCCTCCATATGAGATATTATCTAATAAATTTATGACATATGAACAAATTTTAGAATTAAAGGATATAGAAGAAATATTGGAAATTTATTATAATTCGAGGAATTTTTCTTTATCTATAGAATACTTACTAGAGAGATATTATGATAGTCCATTTAAATTTTTTAGGGAAATGGCTTCATATTTTAATGAAAATGGATACTTTGATTTAGCTAATGCAAAAAATAAATTATATGAAATTTTACTAGATTTTGCTAAAGAAAGAGTATTTAAATCTAAAAATAAATTAATAGAAAATGATATTTTTAATGAAGTAGTAAAGTTTGACTATATATCTATTGGAAAGGTAACTAGTCTGCCAGTGTTTTTAAATAGGATAGATGTAAATGATTATAAAAACAAAGGACATAAATTCTTGCAAATAGAGGAGAATCAAGTAAAGTATACACCTAATAATGAATTTCAAGCAGCTAAAAATATAATAAGGCATGTTCACTTTGAAGAATTTAAGTACAATATTATGGATATTAAAAAGGATTTAAAATGTAAAATTGAACAAAGGCAAAATACAATTTTATTCTATTACAATATAGATAAAATATTTGAAAAATCATATGCTTATGAGGTAATTCTACCTTAA